A region of the Thermoanaerobaculia bacterium genome:
CCGGATTCCCTTGGCCTGGTACTGCGCCCAGAGATCGAAGGCTTCGTTGCGGACCGCCATCGCCTCGTTCTTCTCGAGCAGAGCCTCGTTGATCGTCCCGCCCGCCTGGAGCGCCGCGACCGCGGCGAGAACGGCGATGAGCGCGGTCGAGACCGAGATGCGGCGGAGGAATTTCCGGTCTTCGCGCTCCTCTTCGCGCGCCTCGTCGATCGATTCGCGAAGGCGGTCGAGCGGGGCGTCGATCTCCGGGGTCTCGGGCATGGCGGAAACGATTATAGCGGCGGGGAGGGGAGCGCTCCCCGGCCTCTCATCTTCGCCACAGCGAGAGGACGATCGTCAGCACGATCGACAGCAGGACGCAGAGCAGGATGGGAAAGACGAACGTTCCGTGCCGGCCCGAGACGACGAGCGTGCCCGGAAACCGGCGGGCGCCGAGCCGTCCCGCGACCAGCAGAACGGCTCCGGCCGCCGCGAGCGCGAGGCCCGCGAAGACGAAAAGCCTGCCGAGATCGCCCATCGACGACATGGTACCGCCCGTGGGCAGAAAAGGATGTGATCGCGCGGTTCCCGGATCAGGTCCCGTCGTGGACCGACAGATCGGGGATGTCCTGGAAATCCTCCGGGTTGAGCGTCCCCCATCCTGGGAACGAGCCGATATCGTGAAGGTCTCAGCGCCCGACCGGCAGGTCGAGATCGCT
Encoded here:
- a CDS encoding DUF2905 family protein, which codes for MGDLGRLFVFAGLALAAAGAVLLVAGRLGARRFPGTLVVSGRHGTFVFPILLCVLLSIVLTIVLSLWRR